A genomic window from Synechococcus sp. CBW1107 includes:
- a CDS encoding Y-family DNA polymerase: MAWATVLIDGNNFYASCEAALDPSLIGRPLVVLSNNDGCIVARSAEARALGIPMGKPYFQVRRELERHGVVVRSSNYALYADMSQRLMLTLEPWVEELEIYSIDEAFGRLHRPTAAGPEAGDLSAWGRALRRQVRRHLGLPVAVGIAPSKVLAKLANKLAKADPAHGGVFDLGALADPDPWLAAVAVEDVWGIGRRLSRWCRLRGVATALQLRDMASGELRSKAGVVGLRLQQELRGHSCLPLVAAPPAKQETCVSRSFSEPVRELGQLREAIATYLSRAAEKLRRQRQRAGTITVFVRSSPFNGTSFYANAATVALPLASNDTSVLLAAALPLAERLFRPHKPLQKAGVLLQNLQPLEQLQHHLLAPLPPEQQQRREALMATIDGLNRRYGRGTVQWAACGLQPAWAMKRQRLSRAATTRLADIPVVHSG, encoded by the coding sequence ATGGCCTGGGCCACCGTGCTGATCGACGGCAACAACTTCTACGCCTCCTGCGAGGCGGCGCTCGATCCATCGCTGATCGGGCGGCCGCTGGTGGTGCTCTCCAACAACGACGGCTGCATCGTGGCCCGCAGCGCCGAGGCGCGCGCCCTGGGCATCCCCATGGGCAAGCCCTACTTCCAGGTGCGGCGGGAGCTGGAGCGCCACGGGGTGGTGGTGCGCAGCTCCAACTACGCCCTCTACGCCGACATGAGCCAGCGGCTGATGCTCACCCTCGAGCCCTGGGTGGAGGAGCTGGAGATCTATTCGATCGACGAGGCCTTCGGCCGGCTGCACCGCCCCACCGCCGCTGGCCCCGAAGCCGGCGACCTCAGCGCCTGGGGGCGGGCCCTGCGCCGGCAGGTGCGGCGTCACCTGGGGCTGCCCGTGGCGGTGGGCATCGCCCCCTCCAAGGTGCTCGCCAAGCTGGCCAACAAGCTGGCCAAGGCCGATCCGGCCCACGGCGGCGTGTTCGATCTGGGGGCGCTGGCCGATCCCGACCCCTGGCTGGCGGCCGTCGCGGTCGAGGACGTCTGGGGCATCGGCCGCAGGCTCTCGCGCTGGTGCCGGCTGCGCGGCGTGGCCACTGCGCTCCAGTTGCGAGACATGGCCAGCGGCGAGCTGCGCAGCAAAGCCGGCGTGGTGGGGCTGCGCCTGCAGCAGGAACTGCGGGGCCACAGCTGCCTGCCCCTGGTGGCCGCTCCGCCCGCCAAGCAGGAAACCTGCGTGAGCCGCAGTTTCAGCGAACCGGTGCGCGAGCTGGGCCAGCTGCGCGAGGCGATCGCCACCTACCTCAGCCGCGCCGCCGAGAAGCTGCGCCGCCAGCGCCAGCGCGCCGGCACGATCACCGTGTTCGTGCGCAGCAGCCCCTTCAACGGCACGAGTTTCTACGCCAACGCCGCCACCGTGGCACTGCCGCTGGCCAGCAACGACACCAGCGTGCTGCTGGCGGCGGCGCTTCCCCTGGCCGAGCGGCTGTTCCGCCCCCACAAACCCCTGCAGAAGGCCGGGGTGCTGCTGCAGAACCTGCAGCCACTGGAGCAGCTGCAGCACCATCTGCTCGCCCCCCTGCCGCCGGAGCAGCAGCAGCGCCGTGAGGCGCTGATGGCCACCATCGATGGCCTCAACCGCCGCTACGGCCGCGGCACGGTGCAGTGGGCCGCCTGCGGCCTCCAGCCGGCCTGGGCGATGAAACGCCAGCGCCTGTCGCGGGCCGCCACCACCCGCCTGGCCGACATCCCGGTGGTGCACAGCGGCTGA
- a CDS encoding Rieske 2Fe-2S domain-containing protein, protein MASPAWRNAWYPVAFLRDLDPARPTGFTLLGDDLVLWFERTGDPEQPGGQWRAFADVCPHRLVPLSEGRLNAAGELECPYHGWTFDGQGRCTAIPQASAGSQPSDRRSSCRSYATATGQGLLFVFAGEPGAAASVRLPLVPVLQEPASGWLVQDTFRDLPYDALTLLENVLDVSHVPFTHHATVGRRETAGPVDLRLEQAGPGGFSGVWEEGPRRGKLGSQFTTFLAPGLMWHDLTARGFARILTVVYATPIRPGECRLFARFPFQFESPWPGRLLRLRPQWLQHIGNHTVLEDDQIFLHWQERVLEARGGSAALSRACHLATGADAYVKALRDWVVSGAGEPFPDQPLPPRLGRTALVERYESHTRHCRSCSGALRRIRRWRPLLPPLAWLSLLAIAWFHTPVALAAGVGVAALAGAGFWKLGQWERLLLAGSDRPPRNRS, encoded by the coding sequence CTGGCCTCTCCCGCCTGGCGGAACGCCTGGTACCCGGTGGCCTTCCTGCGTGATCTGGATCCGGCCCGGCCCACGGGATTCACCCTCCTCGGCGACGACCTGGTGCTCTGGTTCGAGCGGACGGGCGATCCAGAGCAGCCAGGAGGCCAGTGGCGGGCCTTCGCCGACGTCTGCCCCCACCGTCTGGTGCCGCTCTCCGAGGGGCGGCTCAACGCCGCCGGTGAGCTGGAGTGCCCCTACCACGGCTGGACGTTCGACGGTCAGGGCCGCTGCACCGCCATTCCCCAGGCCAGCGCCGGCAGCCAGCCCAGCGACCGGCGCAGCTCCTGCCGGTCCTATGCCACCGCCACCGGCCAGGGGCTGCTGTTCGTGTTCGCGGGGGAGCCCGGGGCTGCGGCCTCGGTGCGCCTGCCCCTGGTTCCCGTGCTGCAGGAGCCGGCTTCCGGCTGGCTGGTGCAGGACACCTTCCGCGACCTTCCCTATGACGCCCTGACCCTGCTGGAGAACGTGCTCGATGTGAGCCATGTGCCCTTCACCCATCACGCCACGGTGGGCCGGCGCGAGACGGCCGGCCCGGTGGACCTGCGGCTGGAGCAGGCTGGTCCCGGGGGGTTCAGCGGCGTCTGGGAGGAGGGCCCCCGCCGGGGCAAGCTCGGCAGCCAGTTCACCACCTTCCTGGCCCCGGGCCTGATGTGGCACGACCTCACGGCCCGCGGCTTCGCCCGCATCCTCACCGTGGTGTACGCCACCCCGATCCGGCCTGGGGAGTGCCGGTTGTTCGCCCGTTTCCCGTTCCAGTTCGAGTCTCCCTGGCCGGGCCGGCTGCTGCGCCTGCGCCCCCAGTGGCTCCAGCACATCGGCAACCACACCGTGCTGGAAGACGACCAGATTTTCCTGCACTGGCAGGAGCGGGTGCTCGAGGCCCGAGGCGGCAGTGCGGCCCTCAGCCGCGCCTGCCACCTGGCCACCGGCGCCGATGCCTATGTCAAGGCCCTCCGCGACTGGGTGGTGAGTGGGGCGGGTGAGCCGTTCCCGGATCAGCCGCTGCCGCCGCGCCTGGGGCGCACGGCCCTGGTGGAGCGCTATGAGAGCCACACCCGCCACTGCCGCAGCTGCTCCGGTGCCCTGCGCCGGATCCGGCGCTGGCGACCTTTGCTGCCGCCCCTGGCCTGGCTGAGCCTGCTGGCGATCGCCTGGTTCCACACCCCCGTGGCCCTGGCCGCCGGTGTGGGCGTGGCTGCCCTGGCGGGTGCCGGCTTCTGGAAGCTCGGCCAGTGGGAACGCCTGCTGCTGGCTGGCAGCGACCGGCCGCCCCGCAACAGGAGCTGA
- a CDS encoding mechanosensitive ion channel family protein, protein MLPAWLRADLLERMLLGQTLAQLLMTLVIALVFLLLTVLVLSLLFRTYHQKVRRQDAEGMLLRGRRVDLAWTRVFLVGLIPPLAWFSEVLIDDYVNITGGMLIATKFFFYSISYLGLGLLAFLAFEAVGRSVSRWIVVLLGHPSDLQLRRVSNLIMPLCRVFGALVAIITFYRLLALLGLPPQTVLAFSAVPGLAIGLGASKLLGNLFAGLSIQTDRPLKVGEFCQIGEHEGFISKIGLRSLELNTIESRITIPNSLVDEQKVINYSVRGGDPAEPSLQGLDLRVVIDQPIVPFQIRELFRLVNQAMEESPDLNLPLASFDPSVDEGLILTCHAQVEASDWPRYLEARQRFILRLRQILSQVSQCYFSFGVSFDTSSETLRAIPEIVAQIFRAEPLARLSGCRFLRINEFSLDFYVEYSSDQPTLALFEDAHSRLLCALIETLRARGIEIPIPTTVEIEKVELSASPPPSP, encoded by the coding sequence ATGTTGCCCGCGTGGCTGCGCGCCGATCTGCTCGAGCGCATGCTGCTGGGTCAGACCCTCGCCCAGCTCCTGATGACGCTGGTGATCGCGCTCGTGTTCCTGCTGTTGACTGTCCTGGTGCTGAGCCTCCTGTTCCGCACCTACCACCAGAAGGTCAGACGTCAGGATGCCGAAGGGATGCTCCTGCGCGGCCGGCGGGTTGATCTGGCCTGGACGCGGGTATTTCTGGTCGGGCTGATTCCACCCCTGGCCTGGTTCAGTGAAGTGCTGATCGACGACTATGTGAACATCACCGGAGGCATGCTCATTGCCACCAAGTTCTTCTTCTACAGCATTTCCTATCTCGGGCTCGGTCTGCTCGCCTTCCTGGCCTTCGAGGCCGTGGGACGCTCCGTGTCCCGCTGGATCGTGGTGCTGCTGGGTCATCCCTCCGACCTGCAGCTGCGCCGGGTCAGCAATCTGATCATGCCCCTGTGCCGGGTGTTCGGCGCCCTCGTGGCGATCATCACCTTCTACCGTCTGCTTGCCCTGCTGGGGCTGCCGCCCCAGACCGTGCTGGCCTTTTCAGCTGTTCCCGGTCTGGCGATCGGTCTGGGGGCCTCGAAACTGCTCGGCAATCTCTTCGCGGGTCTCTCGATTCAGACCGATCGTCCCCTCAAGGTGGGCGAGTTCTGCCAGATCGGCGAGCATGAGGGCTTCATCTCCAAGATCGGTCTTCGCTCACTTGAGCTGAACACGATCGAATCCAGGATCACGATTCCCAATTCGCTCGTCGATGAGCAGAAGGTGATCAACTATTCCGTGCGGGGCGGTGATCCGGCTGAACCCTCGTTGCAGGGGCTCGACCTGCGCGTGGTGATCGATCAGCCGATCGTTCCCTTTCAGATCCGCGAGCTCTTCCGCCTCGTGAATCAAGCCATGGAAGAGAGTCCTGATCTGAATCTGCCCCTGGCCAGCTTCGATCCATCGGTGGATGAGGGTCTGATTCTCACCTGCCATGCCCAGGTGGAGGCCTCCGACTGGCCGCGCTATCTCGAGGCGCGTCAGCGGTTCATCCTCCGGCTGCGTCAGATCCTGTCTCAGGTCAGTCAGTGTTATTTCAGCTTCGGAGTGTCCTTCGACACCTCAAGCGAAACCCTGCGTGCGATTCCGGAGATCGTGGCCCAGATCTTCAGGGCCGAGCCCCTGGCCCGTCTGAGTGGGTGTCGCTTCCTGCGCATCAACGAGTTCAGCCTCGATTTCTATGTGGAGTACTCCTCGGATCAGCCCACCCTGGCCCTGTTCGAGGATGCCCACAGCCGGCTGCTCTGCGCCCTGATCGAGACCTTGCGGGCACGGGGGATCGAGATTCCCATCCCGACCACGGTCGAGATCGAGAAGGTGGAACTCTCTGCGTCTCCGCCACCGTCGCCCTGA
- a CDS encoding transposase: MGQRGFWDEQQRVAKLQEKKPVLIRLAESIPWESFRPLLDKGYSQERKSNAGRKRIDPLILFKMLVLQQLFNLSDEEIEFQVNDRRSFEGFVGLGVMNDIPDATTVAFFRERLRKAGVIEELFEMFEEYLRSQGLQARGGQIIDATLVPVPKQRNTREENKEIKAGRLPEGWDENLDRLQQKDLYAFRGRDAPPHECKPDRSPLSDQRLFLVLSSAFRDRSAVTASPHRGDGRSRPAPGTPRHPAPVA, from the coding sequence ATGGGCCAGCGAGGTTTCTGGGACGAACAACAAAGAGTTGCAAAGCTCCAAGAGAAGAAGCCGGTTCTGATCCGTCTCGCAGAATCGATTCCCTGGGAATCTTTCCGCCCTTTGCTTGACAAGGGCTATAGCCAGGAGCGCAAAAGCAATGCTGGACGCAAGAGAATCGACCCACTGATTCTTTTCAAGATGCTGGTGCTCCAGCAGCTATTTAATTTAAGTGATGAAGAGATCGAATTCCAAGTAAATGACCGTCGCTCCTTCGAGGGGTTTGTTGGTCTTGGGGTGATGAATGACATACCAGATGCCACCACAGTCGCCTTCTTCAGAGAGCGACTGCGCAAGGCGGGAGTTATCGAGGAACTCTTTGAGATGTTTGAGGAATACCTGCGCTCTCAGGGTCTCCAAGCCCGGGGTGGTCAGATCATTGACGCGACTCTCGTCCCTGTTCCCAAGCAACGCAATACCCGCGAGGAGAACAAGGAAATCAAAGCCGGAAGGCTGCCAGAGGGCTGGGATGAAAACCTAGACCGCTTGCAGCAAAAGGATTTGTATGCGTTCAGGGGTCGGGACGCCCCACCGCACGAATGCAAGCCTGATCGCTCACCGCTGAGCGATCAGAGACTCTTCCTTGTCCTTTCTTCTGCCTTCAGGGATCGCTCAGCAGTGACGGCATCACCCCATCGCGGTGATGGGCGATCCAGGCCTGCTCCAGGAACTCCCAGACATCCCGCCCCTGTTGCCTGA
- a CDS encoding transposase — MSLDSRSTTAAIELLGNAFGGIVVSDRFSAYNHLPTKQRQLCWAHLIRDLTAIAERPGASAEFGAQLLGLQQQLFGHWHRYKEGKIDWPALQQSCRPIRQTFETTLQRVVELGYQRGERTPWASTVRTCQQLQKVTGGLWTFLENEGIEPTNNAAERALRQSVIQRKISQGVQSRQGAICRSRLLTVTTTLRQQGRDVWEFLEQAWIAHHRDGVMPSLLSDP; from the coding sequence ATGTCGCTTGACAGTCGATCGACGACCGCTGCCATCGAGCTGCTGGGGAACGCCTTTGGCGGGATTGTGGTGAGCGATCGCTTCTCGGCCTACAACCACCTGCCCACCAAGCAGCGCCAGCTGTGCTGGGCGCACCTGATCCGCGACCTGACGGCCATCGCCGAACGCCCGGGCGCCAGCGCTGAATTCGGAGCCCAGCTGCTGGGCCTGCAGCAGCAGCTGTTTGGCCACTGGCACCGCTACAAGGAGGGAAAGATTGACTGGCCCGCCTTGCAGCAAAGCTGCCGGCCGATCCGCCAGACCTTTGAGACCACGCTGCAGCGGGTAGTAGAGCTCGGCTACCAGCGCGGCGAGCGAACGCCTTGGGCCAGCACAGTGCGCACGTGCCAGCAGCTCCAGAAGGTGACAGGTGGGTTGTGGACCTTCCTGGAGAACGAGGGAATAGAGCCCACCAACAACGCCGCAGAACGTGCCCTGCGCCAATCGGTGATTCAGCGCAAGATCAGTCAAGGAGTCCAATCCCGCCAAGGTGCGATCTGCCGGAGCCGCCTGCTCACGGTCACCACTACCCTCAGGCAACAGGGGCGGGATGTCTGGGAGTTCCTGGAGCAGGCCTGGATCGCCCATCACCGCGATGGGGTGATGCCGTCACTGCTGAGCGATCCCTGA
- the istB gene encoding IS21-like element helper ATPase IstB, with the protein MSPTNPRNRSTAAIPPVPTEELEAMLTRLRLPAIRDRLDALLEEAARREMNLREALAWLCAAEVARKDQLRMEMALRLARFPYVRTLEAFDFEAQPSIDPAQIRELATCRWVANGDTLLLLGPPGVGKTHLAVALGREAVRLGHSVQYVGAMELISALAKAQAQHALEGRLTQYAKTRLLIIDELGYLPLEPNAAYLFFQLISRCYQRGSVLITSNRPVMEWGEVFGDQVVATAILDRLLHHSHVLTIRGDSYRLREKRRSGLIRPQAGGSSSPDSAGLRPPPPGEKA; encoded by the coding sequence ATGAGTCCCACCAACCCACGCAACCGATCCACAGCGGCGATACCACCGGTACCGACCGAGGAGCTGGAGGCAATGCTCACCCGCCTACGGCTCCCAGCAATCCGCGACCGCCTCGATGCGCTGCTGGAGGAAGCGGCAAGGCGGGAGATGAACCTGCGCGAGGCCCTGGCCTGGCTGTGCGCGGCCGAGGTGGCACGCAAAGACCAGCTGCGGATGGAGATGGCGCTGCGGCTGGCGCGCTTCCCCTATGTGCGCACGCTGGAAGCGTTCGATTTCGAGGCCCAGCCGTCGATCGACCCGGCCCAGATCCGTGAGTTGGCCACCTGCCGCTGGGTGGCCAACGGCGACACCCTGCTGCTGCTCGGGCCGCCGGGTGTGGGCAAGACCCACCTGGCGGTGGCGCTGGGCCGGGAGGCGGTGCGTCTCGGTCACAGCGTCCAGTACGTCGGTGCCATGGAGCTGATCAGCGCCCTGGCCAAGGCCCAGGCGCAGCACGCCCTGGAGGGCCGGCTGACGCAGTACGCCAAAACCCGGCTGCTGATCATCGATGAGCTGGGCTACCTGCCGCTGGAGCCGAACGCTGCGTACCTGTTCTTCCAGCTGATCTCCCGCTGCTACCAGCGCGGCAGCGTGCTGATCACCTCCAACCGCCCCGTCATGGAATGGGGCGAGGTGTTTGGCGATCAGGTGGTCGCCACAGCGATCCTCGACCGGCTGCTGCACCACAGCCACGTGCTGACGATCCGGGGCGACAGCTACCGGCTCAGGGAGAAGCGGCGCAGCGGCCTGATCCGCCCGCAGGCGGGCGGTTCCTCCTCACCGGACAGCGCTGGCCTACGGCCACCACCGCCCGGTGAGAAGGCCTAA
- the istA gene encoding IS21 family transposase has product MVLETAVQTPQDVEAMRRLSAAGWGRRRIAKELGCSPETVRKYLRQGGWQPYGKPCRNTVLDGQREWLRQRFMAHRGNADVVRQELASEKGIEVSLRTVERAVEPWRRELRNAALATVRFETPPGRQLQADFGQCLVSIGGERVRVHLAVLTLGYSRRLLVRAFRSEKQDHWLQALEEGFRHWGGVPQEVLVDNARALVSQHDPERNILVFAERLEEFARYWGFKPRACRPYRARTKGKDERGVAYVKRNAIAGREFSSWAEFEAHLVRWTREVADLRVHGTTGEAPLDRFVRAEAQALQPLEAKPSFLAERELVRIVHSDCCVEVEANWYSAPQALIRQRVSVLVRDQQVLIRHGGRIVAEHRRQRPGSRSRQVIDGHWEGLLPQRQQREAERSLRDGNARRDQEQRPVRSSELARPLAVYAELIGEVAA; this is encoded by the coding sequence ATGGTTCTGGAGACAGCTGTGCAGACCCCTCAGGACGTGGAGGCGATGCGACGGCTATCGGCAGCAGGTTGGGGCCGGAGGCGGATTGCTAAAGAACTGGGCTGTTCACCGGAGACGGTGCGCAAGTACCTGCGGCAGGGTGGCTGGCAGCCCTACGGGAAGCCCTGCCGCAACACGGTTCTCGATGGCCAACGGGAGTGGCTGCGGCAGCGGTTTATGGCCCACCGCGGCAATGCCGATGTGGTGCGGCAGGAGCTGGCCAGTGAGAAGGGAATCGAGGTGAGCCTGCGGACAGTGGAGCGTGCCGTGGAGCCGTGGCGGCGGGAGCTGCGCAACGCGGCCCTGGCGACGGTGCGGTTTGAGACCCCGCCGGGCCGGCAACTGCAGGCAGACTTTGGCCAGTGCCTGGTGAGCATTGGCGGCGAGCGGGTGCGGGTGCACCTGGCGGTGCTCACCCTGGGGTACTCGCGCCGGCTGCTGGTGCGGGCATTCCGCAGCGAGAAGCAGGACCACTGGCTCCAGGCCCTGGAGGAGGGTTTCCGCCACTGGGGCGGGGTACCGCAGGAGGTGCTGGTGGATAACGCCCGTGCGCTGGTGAGCCAGCACGATCCCGAGCGCAACATCCTGGTTTTTGCCGAGCGGCTGGAGGAGTTCGCCCGTTACTGGGGGTTCAAGCCCCGTGCCTGTCGGCCGTACCGGGCCAGAACCAAAGGCAAGGACGAGCGTGGGGTGGCGTACGTCAAGAGGAACGCCATCGCTGGGCGGGAGTTCAGCAGCTGGGCGGAGTTTGAGGCCCATCTGGTGCGCTGGACCCGCGAGGTGGCCGACCTGCGGGTGCACGGCACCACCGGCGAGGCGCCGCTGGACCGGTTTGTGCGGGCAGAAGCCCAGGCGTTGCAGCCGCTGGAGGCCAAGCCGTCGTTCCTGGCGGAGCGGGAGCTGGTGCGGATCGTGCACAGCGACTGCTGCGTGGAGGTGGAGGCGAACTGGTACTCGGCGCCGCAGGCGCTGATCCGTCAGCGGGTGAGCGTGCTGGTGCGCGATCAACAGGTACTGATCCGCCACGGCGGCCGGATCGTCGCTGAGCACAGGCGCCAGCGGCCCGGTAGCCGCAGCCGCCAGGTGATCGACGGCCATTGGGAGGGCCTGCTGCCGCAACGGCAGCAGCGCGAGGCGGAGCGATCGCTGCGGGATGGCAACGCAAGACGTGATCAGGAGCAGCGCCCGGTCCGCAGCTCTGAACTGGCCCGGCCTCTGGCGGTTTATGCCGAGCTGATCGGGGAGGTGGCGGCATGA
- a CDS encoding DUF6444 domain-containing protein, whose protein sequence is MTAHPAGIPEADWLETPASVRALINAQQQEIELLRGQLTSLATELANLRERIGRSSRNSSKPPSSDGLGFKPPERRKGSGRKRGGQQGHPGSGPELLSIERVDQVVDHHPDACRRCGTLLQGEDLDPLRHQVIEIPPITPLVIEHRLHRLVCPCCSTSTCASLPADVEASHYGPRLSALVGLLGSAFPLSFSKTQALLQQLVGVEMSRGAIGRVRQRLSAALEQPMQEALAFARVQPVAYVDETGAPTGNADGNNPTGKRGWQWVMVTAVVTVFVQGLSRLSGDSENWSGGDTKTGPPRGASQAGRQGQRRGAISGADGSGDSCADPSGRGGDATAIGSRLGPEADC, encoded by the coding sequence ATGACCGCACATCCGGCTGGAATTCCAGAAGCCGACTGGCTGGAAACTCCCGCCAGCGTCAGAGCGCTGATCAACGCCCAGCAGCAGGAGATCGAGCTGTTGCGCGGCCAACTCACCTCCTTGGCCACCGAGTTGGCAAACCTGCGTGAGCGGATCGGACGCAGCTCTCGCAACTCATCCAAACCTCCCTCCAGTGATGGTCTGGGTTTTAAGCCGCCAGAACGGCGCAAGGGCAGTGGCCGCAAGCGGGGCGGCCAGCAGGGCCATCCCGGATCCGGACCAGAGCTGCTGTCGATCGAGCGGGTGGATCAGGTGGTGGATCACCACCCTGATGCCTGCCGCCGCTGTGGCACCTTGCTCCAGGGAGAGGATCTCGATCCCCTGCGCCATCAGGTGATCGAGATCCCGCCGATTACCCCGCTGGTGATCGAGCACCGGCTGCATCGCCTGGTCTGCCCCTGCTGTTCCACCAGCACCTGCGCCTCGTTGCCGGCGGATGTGGAGGCCAGTCACTACGGCCCAAGGCTCAGTGCACTGGTGGGCCTGCTGGGCAGTGCCTTTCCGTTGAGTTTCAGCAAGACCCAGGCCCTGCTCCAGCAGCTGGTAGGAGTGGAGATGAGCCGCGGCGCGATTGGACGGGTCCGCCAGCGCTTGAGTGCAGCACTGGAGCAGCCCATGCAGGAGGCCCTTGCTTTTGCCCGCGTGCAGCCGGTGGCCTACGTAGATGAAACTGGCGCCCCCACCGGCAATGCCGACGGCAACAATCCCACTGGAAAGCGGGGCTGGCAGTGGGTCATGGTCACCGCCGTGGTGACGGTATTTGTGCAAGGGCTGAGTCGATTGTCAGGCGACAGCGAAAACTGGTCCGGAGGCGACACGAAAACTGGTCCACCCCGTGGAGCGAGCCAGGCAGGACGACAAGGGCAGCGCAGGGGCGCCATCTCTGGAGCCGATGGTTCTGGAGACAGCTGTGCAGACCCCTCAGGACGTGGAGGCGATGCGACGGCTATCGGCAGCAGGTTGGGGCCGGAGGCGGATTGCTAA
- a CDS encoding transposase, with the protein MRSSQAGLYLRCNRKSSCRQGFSRADVRRELSRPLNGYKDLDARWTQKNGLSYYGYKNSICIDVDHGFIRRYAVTPANIHDSQMLPLLLDPENEHDYVWADSAYSGECFDALLSLGGFESLIHEKGARNHPLSDAAKELNRLKSSIRACVEHVFGCMTMSMGGKLTRKIGLERNEAWWGLKNLTFNLLRYLQRSAHVVVVA; encoded by the coding sequence GTGCGGTCATCACAGGCGGGTCTCTACCTGAGATGCAACCGGAAATCAAGCTGTCGTCAAGGGTTCAGCAGGGCCGATGTTCGCCGCGAGCTGTCACGCCCCCTGAACGGATACAAGGATTTAGACGCTCGCTGGACACAAAAGAACGGCCTCAGTTACTACGGTTACAAGAACAGTATTTGCATCGATGTCGACCATGGATTCATACGCCGATATGCTGTCACTCCTGCCAATATCCACGACAGCCAGATGCTTCCACTTCTGCTTGATCCAGAAAACGAGCATGACTATGTCTGGGCAGACTCAGCATATTCCGGCGAATGCTTTGATGCTCTTCTGAGTCTCGGTGGCTTCGAAAGCCTGATCCACGAAAAAGGCGCTCGCAATCATCCGCTTAGCGACGCAGCCAAGGAATTAAATCGTCTTAAGTCGTCGATCAGAGCTTGTGTCGAGCATGTCTTTGGCTGCATGACCATGTCCATGGGTGGAAAGCTGACAAGAAAGATTGGGCTAGAAAGGAACGAGGCTTGGTGGGGTCTCAAGAACCTAACATTTAATTTACTGCGCTATCTCCAGCGCTCTGCCCACGTAGTAGTGGTTGCATGA